In Desulfotignum phosphitoxidans DSM 13687, a single window of DNA contains:
- the rsxE gene encoding electron transport complex subunit RsxE, protein MAQSLAKEFTKGLWAELPPFRLVLGLCPVLAVTKTVENGIGMGVATTFVLVFSNLLVSLLRNIIPPKVRIACYIVIIATFVTIVELVMQAYTYPLFLKLGIFIPLIVVNCIVLGRAEAFASKNNPVMAIADGLGIGIGFTLSLAALGAVREFLGAGTITIWGGNPVFAMPESFHAFSFMVEAPGAFVALGLMLACMNLIGSK, encoded by the coding sequence ATGGCACAATCTTTGGCAAAAGAATTTACTAAAGGGCTGTGGGCTGAACTGCCTCCTTTCAGACTTGTGCTGGGTCTCTGCCCGGTGCTTGCCGTGACCAAGACGGTTGAAAACGGCATCGGCATGGGAGTGGCCACCACATTTGTGCTGGTTTTTTCCAATCTGCTGGTGTCGCTGCTGCGGAACATCATCCCGCCCAAAGTCCGGATTGCCTGCTATATTGTCATTATTGCCACATTTGTCACCATTGTGGAACTGGTCATGCAAGCCTATACCTATCCCTTGTTTTTGAAACTGGGAATTTTTATTCCCTTGATCGTGGTCAACTGCATTGTACTGGGAAGAGCAGAAGCCTTTGCCAGTAAAAACAATCCGGTGATGGCCATTGCAGACGGACTGGGTATCGGTATCGGCTTTACACTTTCCCTTGCCGCCCTGGGTGCCGTGCGGGAGTTTCTGGGTGCCGGCACGATTACCATCTGGGGAGGAAATCCCGTGTTTGCCATGCCCGAAAGCTTTCACGCATTCTCCTTTATGGTGGAAGCCCCTGGAGCGTTTGTGGCCCTGGGACTGATGCTGGCATGCATGAACCTCATAGGCAGCAAATAA
- a CDS encoding electron transport complex protein RnfA produces the protein MEYFEIAISCIFINNILLAQFLGNCPFLGTSKKMETAVGMSMAVVFVLVMAGVITWCLDTYLLKTLNVEYLRTLSFILVIASLVQFVEMFLKKSIPGLYAGLGIFLPLITTNCAVMGACLLNISNEYTFTKALVSSFAYAVGFGLALILFAGVRERINLGRIPKPLQDTSIGLITAGIIALTFTSFRGMV, from the coding sequence ATGGAATATTTTGAAATTGCCATCAGCTGTATTTTCATCAACAACATCCTCCTTGCCCAGTTTCTTGGCAACTGCCCCTTTCTGGGCACATCCAAAAAAATGGAAACCGCAGTGGGCATGTCAATGGCCGTGGTATTTGTACTGGTCATGGCAGGAGTCATTACCTGGTGTCTGGACACCTATCTGCTCAAGACCCTGAATGTGGAATATTTAAGAACCCTGTCATTCATTCTGGTCATTGCCTCTCTGGTCCAGTTTGTGGAAATGTTTTTGAAAAAGAGCATCCCGGGCCTGTATGCGGGCTTAGGAATTTTTCTGCCACTGATCACCACCAATTGTGCGGTCATGGGTGCCTGTCTGCTGAATATCAGCAATGAATATACATTTACCAAAGCACTGGTGTCATCCTTTGCCTATGCTGTCGGATTCGGCCTGGCCCTGATTCTATTTGCCGGGGTCCGGGAACGGATCAATCTGGGCCGGATACCCAAACCGTTGCAGGACACTTCCATCGGTCTGATCACCGCAGGCATCATTGCTCTGACTTTTACCTCTTTCAGGGGAATGGTGTAA
- the mltG gene encoding endolytic transglycosylase MltG, with protein sequence MKTRIIILLGVLIPAGLFFLVTGFWVWHTLHTPVKVDDKEIIFVIEPGQHLKQIAENLKSSGLIPNVLVFRAYARYQKAATRIQAGEHRLFTPASPAQILDQLLKARIKLYRLTIPEGLDMAETASVVAKTGMCEPDLFIALCRDPNVIADLGIPSHTMEGFLFPETYFFPKTTTCRQIIEKMVTTFFSVYTPEWEKKADDLGFTLKEIVTLASMIEKEAGVASEQPLISSVFHNRLKKGMRLQSDPTVIYGDTTFEGRIRTRHLQRKTEYNTYQMHGLPKGPIANPGAKAIEAALFPAESDFLFFVSKNDKTHYFSKTLAEHNRAVRKYQINQ encoded by the coding sequence TTGAAAACCCGTATAATAATCCTGCTGGGAGTCCTGATCCCGGCAGGATTATTTTTTTTGGTCACCGGCTTCTGGGTGTGGCATACGCTGCATACCCCTGTAAAAGTGGATGACAAAGAGATCATTTTTGTGATTGAACCCGGGCAGCACCTGAAGCAGATTGCCGAAAATCTTAAATCTTCAGGCCTGATTCCAAACGTGCTTGTTTTCCGGGCCTATGCCCGGTATCAGAAAGCCGCCACCCGCATTCAGGCCGGTGAACACCGGCTGTTTACACCGGCCTCTCCTGCCCAAATCCTGGATCAACTGCTCAAAGCCCGGATCAAACTGTACCGGCTCACTATTCCCGAAGGGCTGGACATGGCGGAAACCGCATCCGTGGTGGCGAAAACCGGCATGTGTGAGCCGGACCTTTTTATAGCCCTGTGCCGGGATCCGAACGTCATCGCAGACCTTGGCATCCCTTCCCACACAATGGAAGGATTTTTGTTTCCTGAAACCTATTTCTTTCCCAAAACCACCACCTGCCGCCAAATCATCGAAAAAATGGTGACCACGTTTTTTTCCGTATACACGCCAGAGTGGGAAAAAAAAGCAGATGATCTGGGATTCACCCTCAAAGAAATTGTCACTTTGGCCTCCATGATTGAAAAAGAAGCCGGTGTGGCATCGGAACAGCCGTTGATCTCATCGGTGTTCCACAACCGGTTGAAAAAAGGCATGCGCCTGCAAAGTGATCCCACTGTGATTTACGGGGATACAACATTTGAAGGCCGGATCCGGACCCGGCATCTGCAAAGAAAAACCGAATACAACACTTACCAGATGCACGGCCTTCCCAAAGGCCCCATTGCCAATCCCGGGGCAAAAGCCATTGAAGCGGCCCTGTTCCCGGCTGAAAGCGATTTTCTGTTTTTTGTGTCCAAAAATGATAAAACCCACTATTTCTCCAAGACTTTGGCAGAACACAACCGGGCCGTCAGAAAATATCAGATCAACCAGTGA
- a CDS encoding Smr/MutS family protein, which translates to MGKKRKYKPPLVGPDEDLLKAFTRKSDTPRSFACKNTSPPVNRHGLPVVDQVFSDSCAGTGEKKCPPKAEDGPAQDFTALLASYLSRPPQKKQSIPSKPMPYHKRIKRYPPPEKDLDLHGFTALGAQLKARSFLTTCKLQGYFTVRIIVGKGLHSDLGPVLPDTIEDLLTRLKTQDIVLGFAWERKKKSRSGSVIVYLRQFSD; encoded by the coding sequence ATGGGAAAGAAAAGAAAATACAAGCCGCCGCTGGTGGGGCCGGATGAAGACCTGTTAAAGGCGTTCACCCGAAAATCCGACACCCCCCGTTCGTTTGCGTGCAAAAACACCTCCCCGCCCGTGAACCGCCATGGACTGCCCGTGGTGGACCAGGTGTTTTCCGATTCATGTGCCGGAACCGGCGAAAAAAAGTGCCCGCCAAAAGCCGAAGATGGCCCTGCACAGGATTTTACCGCGTTGCTGGCATCCTATCTGTCCAGACCGCCGCAAAAAAAACAATCAATACCTTCTAAACCCATGCCGTACCATAAAAGAATCAAGCGGTATCCGCCTCCTGAAAAAGACCTGGATCTGCATGGGTTCACCGCGTTAGGCGCCCAGTTAAAAGCCCGGTCTTTTTTGACCACCTGCAAACTTCAGGGCTATTTTACCGTGCGGATCATTGTGGGCAAGGGGCTGCATTCCGATCTGGGACCCGTGCTGCCCGATACCATCGAAGACCTTTTGACCCGGTTAAAAACCCAGGATATTGTTCTGGGGTTTGCCTGGGAGCGTAAAAAAAAATCCCGGTCCGGTTCCGTGATTGTGTATCTTCGCCAGTTCAGCGATTAA